A part of Jiangella alba genomic DNA contains:
- a CDS encoding serine hydrolase, with protein sequence MRPSTATDLARLVAEEQAGSRLPSVAVGIVRDGELVWSAARGSIDGREGGRDADEHTQYRMGSITKTFVAVAVMRLRDEGRLDLTDPLDKHLPDTTIGDVTIAQLLSHGAGVQAETDGPWWERTEGGPWRSLSSQLGRRHPAGERFHYTNVGFGVLGELVGRLHGRSWSKVIAEELLEPLGMDRTTSRPVAPHAHGLAVHPFADLVLPEPEHDGGAMAPAGQLWSTVRDLARWAAFLGGRTDGLLADGTLTEMFRPLVVVDVPGAPWTAAHGLGVQLWNDGGRRFTGHGGSMPGFLAEVRVDVETGDGAVVLTNTTAGLSRDFASRLLDAFAAAEPRTPPVWRVGAVPPELFELVGHWYWGPTTFELRAADDGWLRLGPAHGAGRASRFRPDGDGGWVGLDGYYAGEPLRVVRHPDGSVRHLDLASFVFTRTPYDPRADVPGGVDATGWH encoded by the coding sequence ATCCGCCCCAGCACCGCCACCGACCTCGCCCGTCTCGTCGCCGAAGAGCAGGCCGGCAGCCGGCTGCCGTCCGTCGCCGTCGGCATCGTGCGCGACGGCGAGCTCGTCTGGTCCGCCGCGCGCGGCAGCATCGACGGGCGCGAGGGTGGCCGCGACGCCGACGAGCACACCCAGTACCGCATGGGCTCGATCACCAAGACGTTCGTCGCGGTGGCCGTCATGCGGCTGCGCGACGAGGGCCGGCTGGACCTCACCGACCCGCTCGACAAGCACCTCCCGGACACCACGATCGGCGACGTCACCATCGCCCAGCTGCTGTCGCACGGCGCCGGTGTGCAGGCCGAGACCGACGGGCCGTGGTGGGAGCGGACCGAGGGCGGGCCGTGGCGGTCGCTGTCGAGCCAGCTGGGCCGGCGGCACCCGGCCGGGGAACGCTTCCACTACACCAACGTCGGGTTCGGCGTGCTCGGCGAGCTGGTCGGCCGGTTGCACGGGCGGTCGTGGTCGAAGGTGATCGCCGAGGAGCTGCTCGAGCCGCTGGGCATGGACCGCACGACGTCGCGGCCGGTGGCGCCGCACGCGCACGGGCTCGCCGTCCACCCGTTCGCCGACCTCGTCCTGCCCGAGCCCGAGCACGACGGCGGCGCGATGGCGCCGGCCGGGCAGCTGTGGTCGACGGTGCGCGACCTCGCCCGGTGGGCCGCGTTCCTCGGCGGCCGCACCGACGGCCTGCTCGCCGACGGCACGCTGACCGAGATGTTCCGGCCGCTGGTCGTCGTCGACGTGCCGGGCGCGCCGTGGACGGCCGCGCACGGCCTCGGCGTCCAGCTGTGGAACGACGGCGGGCGCCGGTTCACCGGCCACGGCGGCTCGATGCCGGGCTTCCTCGCCGAAGTGCGGGTCGACGTCGAGACCGGCGACGGCGCCGTCGTGCTCACCAACACCACCGCCGGCCTGTCCCGCGACTTCGCGTCCAGGCTGCTCGACGCGTTCGCCGCGGCCGAGCCGCGCACACCGCCGGTCTGGCGCGTCGGCGCGGTGCCGCCGGAACTGTTCGAGCTGGTCGGCCACTGGTACTGGGGCCCGACGACGTTCGAGTTGCGGGCCGCCGACGACGGCTGGCTGCGGCTCGGCCCGGCCCACGGCGCCGGCCGTGCGTCGCGCTTCCGTCCCGACGGCGACGGCGGCTGGGTGGGTCTCGACGGCTACTACGCCGGCGAGCCCCTGCGCGTCGTCCGGCACCCCGACGGGTCGGTGCGCCACCTCGACCTCGCCTCGTTCGTGTTCACCCGCACCCCGTACGACCCCCGCGCCGACGTCCCCGGCGGCGTCGACGCCACCGGCTGGCACTGA
- a CDS encoding RNA polymerase sigma factor, with protein MSDEALLAGMAAGDADAMAAFVRRHQGRVYGLALSVVGVPAIAEEVAQEAFVRAWRHAGNYDARRAQASTWLLTITRNVAIDVLRVRRDVVVEPAVVAEMLISTTNDSDRVADSDRITTALRALPHEQATAVLLSVHFGLTAREISERQQIPLGTAKTRIRTGLARLRAMLEVSHG; from the coding sequence GTGTCGGACGAAGCCCTGCTCGCCGGGATGGCCGCCGGCGACGCGGACGCGATGGCCGCGTTCGTCCGGCGCCACCAGGGCCGCGTCTACGGCCTGGCGTTGTCGGTCGTGGGCGTGCCCGCGATCGCGGAGGAGGTGGCACAGGAGGCGTTCGTCCGGGCGTGGCGGCACGCCGGCAACTACGACGCGCGCCGGGCGCAGGCGTCGACGTGGCTGCTGACCATCACCCGCAACGTCGCCATCGACGTCCTGCGGGTGCGGCGGGACGTGGTGGTCGAACCGGCCGTCGTGGCGGAGATGCTGATCTCCACCACCAACGACAGCGACCGGGTCGCCGACAGCGACCGCATCACCACCGCGCTGCGGGCACTGCCGCACGAGCAGGCCACGGCCGTCCTGCTGTCAGTACATTTCGGCTTGACCGCGCGGGAGATCAGCGAGCGCCAGCAGATCCCGCTCGGCACGGCCAAGACACGCATCCGGACCGGACTGGCCCGGCTGCGTGCGATGCTCGAGGTGAGTCATGGTTGA
- a CDS encoding anti-sigma factor family protein → MVDPTRCGEVADALAEVATGAASGPDRARVLAHLADCPDCRRELEELTRVADEVLLVAPEHDPPAGFEGAVLARIAALTADEPDALETPAEPEAPPAAEAAPAAASEAPAEVAEPDVPPAAEPSDAVVTPLRPRRWRRVLPYAAAAAIAALGGAGVVWQATSEDRDLAAGYRETLDVANGRYFHAAPLLDDAGAQVGHVFLYQGEPSWVFTVLGDTAAPGTYDVSVVTEDGAQTIADYEVGAAGGGSGGTVDTNIYEIRRVDLIGSDGVTYSAELSD, encoded by the coding sequence ATGGTTGATCCGACGAGGTGTGGCGAGGTCGCCGACGCCCTGGCCGAGGTGGCCACCGGCGCCGCCAGCGGCCCGGACCGCGCGCGCGTGCTCGCGCACCTGGCCGACTGCCCCGACTGCCGCCGCGAGCTGGAGGAACTGACCCGGGTCGCCGACGAAGTGCTGCTGGTCGCGCCCGAGCACGACCCGCCGGCCGGGTTCGAGGGCGCCGTCCTGGCCCGCATCGCGGCGCTGACGGCGGACGAGCCGGACGCGCTGGAGACGCCGGCCGAGCCGGAGGCGCCGCCCGCGGCGGAGGCCGCTCCTGCCGCCGCGTCGGAGGCGCCGGCCGAGGTGGCTGAGCCCGACGTCCCGCCCGCGGCCGAACCGTCCGACGCCGTCGTGACCCCGCTGCGGCCGCGGCGCTGGCGGCGGGTGCTGCCGTACGCCGCCGCGGCGGCCATCGCCGCGCTGGGCGGCGCCGGCGTCGTCTGGCAGGCGACGTCCGAGGACCGCGACCTCGCCGCCGGGTACCGCGAGACCCTCGACGTCGCGAACGGCCGCTACTTCCACGCGGCCCCGCTCCTGGACGACGCCGGCGCGCAGGTCGGGCACGTGTTCCTCTACCAGGGCGAGCCGTCGTGGGTGTTCACCGTGCTCGGCGACACCGCGGCGCCCGGAACGTACGACGTGTCGGTCGTCACCGAGGACGGCGCCCAGACGATCGCCGACTACGAGGTCGGCGCGGCCGGCGGCGGGTCCGGCGGCACGGTCGACACCAACATCTACGAGATCCGGCGGGTCGACCTCATCGGCTCCGACGGCGTCACGTACTCCGCCGAACTCTCCGACTAG
- a CDS encoding sterol carrier family protein: MPRDTTRLAVRTLLDVLADRAPGRSVEVRVAPFAAVQCIEGPRHTRGTPPNTVDLTPALWLRLAAGRVTWADELAAGTVLASGQRADLSAHLPLF; this comes from the coding sequence ATCCCCCGCGACACCACGAGGCTCGCCGTCCGCACCCTCCTCGACGTGCTGGCCGACCGTGCGCCGGGCCGCAGCGTCGAGGTGCGGGTCGCGCCGTTCGCCGCCGTCCAGTGCATCGAGGGGCCGCGGCACACCCGGGGCACGCCGCCGAACACCGTCGACCTCACGCCGGCTCTCTGGCTGCGGCTGGCCGCCGGGCGCGTCACGTGGGCCGACGAGCTCGCCGCGGGCACCGTCCTCGCCAGCGGCCAGCGCGCCGACCTGTCGGCGCACCTGCCGCTGTTCTAG
- a CDS encoding GntR family transcriptional regulator, protein MSQSASSGFPYRRIVDDLRREILSGRLQPGEQLPSENDLAAKYTTSRPTVRRAIAVLRGDGLVITEQGRGAFVRRKPHVRFRLEGANYRRHRRSGLPGFNAQASEQGQTPRQRLLEVTSVPADAEIALRLNLDSGEPVVVRRRLFIVDDQPMALCNSYYPSTMAAGTAIADMRLIKGGAHAVIEDPDGSIRRSIARSVDELVARMPTIAEVDALALSPGEPVVRIVRTVFDTTDTPVEVQETIAAADRHEFRYEVSMR, encoded by the coding sequence GTGTCCCAGTCGGCCAGCAGCGGCTTTCCCTACCGGAGGATCGTGGATGACCTCCGGCGGGAGATTCTCTCCGGTCGCCTGCAGCCCGGTGAGCAACTGCCGTCCGAGAACGACCTGGCCGCCAAGTACACGACGAGTCGGCCGACCGTGAGGCGTGCGATCGCCGTCCTCCGCGGCGACGGATTGGTCATCACCGAACAAGGGCGAGGCGCGTTCGTCAGACGCAAGCCGCACGTACGGTTTCGATTGGAAGGCGCGAACTATCGGCGGCATCGCCGCTCCGGCCTGCCGGGGTTCAACGCCCAAGCCTCCGAGCAAGGACAAACACCCAGACAACGACTTCTCGAGGTCACCAGCGTCCCGGCCGATGCGGAGATCGCGTTGCGCCTCAATCTCGACTCGGGCGAGCCCGTGGTCGTGCGTCGCCGGCTCTTCATCGTCGACGACCAACCGATGGCGCTCTGTAACAGCTACTACCCCTCCACCATGGCCGCCGGGACGGCGATCGCCGACATGCGCCTCATCAAAGGAGGCGCGCACGCGGTCATCGAGGACCCCGACGGTTCGATCCGGCGCTCGATCGCACGATCGGTCGACGAGTTGGTCGCTCGGATGCCGACGATCGCCGAGGTCGACGCTCTGGCGCTGTCGCCGGGCGAGCCGGTTGTGCGCATCGTCCGCACGGTCTTCGACACGACCGACACGCCGGTCGAGGTCCAGGAGACCATCGCGGCCGCCGATCGGCATGAGTTCCGATACGAAGTGTCGATGCGATGA
- a CDS encoding ABC transporter substrate-binding protein, which yields MSGATPPARVTVGACLSLSGRYERFGRQAAQALTTMASFDDLDVRIENDHSDPAALSVGLRHLAGQCDVLLGPYSTQLMRTAGRLAEENDLLLWNHGGSGDDIEESHPGHIVSVLTPTRLYGGPFLRWLAGHRVPAQLRIVTGRGSFARQVAAGALAEARSLGIDVAHVGAEQLSPDLLPMPWDLFSAGTFEADVEIVRRAQRLGNPPRTICSVAAGVQDFVDEVQDVLNIFGVGQWFAGSSTQPSLGPSEEDFVTRYVARFGSTPSYPGIQAAAAAVLSAHCVRTAGTSGRRAVWNVAARLTASTLFGRFAIDSTTGRQLQHEPVLVRWTPTGQQLVTV from the coding sequence ATGAGCGGAGCCACTCCACCCGCCCGAGTCACGGTCGGCGCGTGCCTGTCGTTGTCCGGTCGCTACGAACGTTTCGGCCGCCAAGCAGCACAAGCCTTGACCACGATGGCGTCCTTCGACGACCTGGATGTCCGCATCGAGAACGATCATAGCGACCCAGCAGCGTTGAGCGTCGGCTTGCGACATCTCGCCGGCCAGTGCGACGTTCTTCTCGGGCCGTACTCGACGCAACTGATGCGAACCGCTGGCCGCCTTGCTGAGGAAAACGACTTGCTGCTCTGGAACCACGGTGGGTCGGGCGACGACATCGAGGAATCACACCCGGGCCACATCGTTTCGGTGCTCACGCCGACACGGCTCTACGGCGGCCCATTCCTGCGATGGTTGGCAGGTCACAGGGTCCCGGCTCAGCTCCGGATCGTCACCGGCAGAGGAAGCTTCGCGCGCCAGGTCGCGGCGGGAGCGCTCGCCGAGGCGCGCAGCCTCGGCATCGACGTGGCGCATGTCGGCGCCGAACAGCTTTCGCCGGACCTCCTGCCGATGCCCTGGGACCTCTTCTCGGCTGGCACATTCGAGGCCGACGTAGAGATCGTTCGTCGAGCGCAACGGCTCGGGAATCCTCCCCGCACCATCTGCTCGGTCGCAGCCGGGGTTCAGGACTTCGTCGACGAGGTCCAGGACGTCCTGAACATTTTCGGCGTCGGACAATGGTTCGCCGGAAGCTCAACGCAGCCCAGCCTCGGCCCATCTGAGGAGGACTTCGTCACGAGGTACGTGGCGAGGTTCGGGTCGACACCCAGTTACCCAGGCATCCAGGCTGCCGCCGCCGCAGTGCTCTCCGCACATTGCGTTCGCACGGCTGGCACCTCCGGACGCCGAGCAGTCTGGAACGTCGCCGCTCGCTTGACGGCGTCGACCTTGTTCGGCCGGTTCGCGATCGATTCGACCACCGGCAGACAGCTCCAGCATGAGCCCGTGCTCGTCCGCTGGACTCCCACCGGCCAACAGCTGGTGACGGTGTAA
- a CDS encoding putative RiPP precursor translates to MAVRDDTSPATRDDSPDAVIVLDDATVLTKGGAEKSIEAKQRPYD, encoded by the coding sequence ATGGCAGTCCGCGACGACACCAGCCCTGCAACACGCGACGACAGCCCGGACGCGGTGATCGTTCTCGATGATGCGACCGTCCTGACGAAGGGCGGGGCGGAGAAGAGCATCGAGGCCAAGCAACGACCGTACGACTGA
- a CDS encoding albusnodin/ikarugamycin family macrolactam cyclase has translation MRWFGGCAPGRHLMVPRGARLIWNDPPVWVMGGWPGRTLRVVTDQQTQLALFGACSADDSDLLRAARSRDLATVCSGWAGSFVVARHTGTGLLELLSDAAGGCPLYLVETPGGTVWGSSSLALSSLTRRRVDRLWLTSYLANKLLLPADRSAWADVLPVPPGHRVVLAAGRAATVTAWWSHARRPYGHAVALVRRSLLDGVEARLGASRVSVDLAGMDSTTIAAIAARRGNLLTMTVRPEDREEGGDVDYAREFARRGTTHAWLSMTTDQLPFSRSPDQLPPSDEPAPSSASWTFFSAQLRAARDAGSTCHLTGDGGDNLFLPPPWHLTVLARRGRMVRLWRDAHGWARLRSISPWGIVVAAAQGDIQRVIQPWSAPPTWVLESAITGTAPEADPDALLIHEVRNVARAAHADRQLADELEMDLHNPYFDGLLLDAVASARPWHRYSTRRYKPMLADATGDLLPFRHRRRVTKGTFAGDFHSGLRLNLQRILRLADGHLAGLGLIEPLHLRSAIRRAALGVDAMWASLMPTLDAEMWLEATQHLPEISWTTHSRGRFLSA, from the coding sequence ATGCGTTGGTTCGGTGGTTGTGCTCCAGGCAGGCACCTGATGGTCCCCAGAGGCGCCCGCCTCATCTGGAACGACCCACCCGTCTGGGTCATGGGCGGATGGCCTGGCCGGACTCTTCGAGTCGTCACCGACCAGCAAACTCAACTCGCCTTGTTCGGCGCCTGCTCGGCCGACGACAGCGACCTGCTGCGCGCCGCAAGGTCAAGGGACCTCGCAACCGTGTGCAGCGGTTGGGCCGGTTCGTTCGTCGTGGCGCGGCACACAGGAACCGGCCTGTTGGAGCTCCTGTCCGATGCCGCCGGCGGATGCCCGCTGTACCTTGTCGAGACACCCGGCGGAACGGTGTGGGGCTCGAGCTCGCTCGCCCTGTCATCCCTGACCAGGCGCCGAGTCGATCGACTATGGCTGACCTCATACCTGGCGAACAAACTGCTACTGCCTGCGGATCGCAGCGCCTGGGCCGACGTCCTGCCGGTGCCACCCGGGCATCGCGTCGTTCTCGCAGCTGGACGAGCCGCCACAGTCACAGCATGGTGGTCACACGCTCGACGTCCGTACGGCCACGCTGTCGCACTCGTCCGACGTTCTCTGCTCGACGGAGTCGAAGCGCGTCTTGGTGCGTCCCGCGTTTCGGTTGATCTGGCCGGCATGGACTCGACGACCATCGCTGCGATCGCCGCGCGGCGCGGCAACCTACTCACGATGACCGTCCGCCCCGAGGACCGCGAAGAGGGTGGCGATGTCGACTACGCGCGTGAATTCGCCAGAAGGGGGACGACTCACGCCTGGCTGTCGATGACCACAGATCAGTTGCCGTTCAGCAGGTCACCTGATCAGCTGCCTCCGTCGGACGAACCGGCGCCGTCCTCCGCTTCCTGGACGTTCTTCTCGGCGCAATTGCGAGCAGCCCGCGATGCCGGCTCCACCTGCCATCTCACGGGCGATGGCGGCGACAACCTCTTTCTTCCACCGCCTTGGCATCTCACGGTTCTGGCTCGCCGCGGCCGGATGGTCCGCCTGTGGCGCGACGCACACGGCTGGGCACGGCTGCGCAGCATCAGCCCTTGGGGCATCGTCGTAGCTGCCGCCCAAGGCGACATCCAACGGGTCATTCAGCCGTGGAGTGCGCCGCCAACATGGGTACTCGAGTCTGCGATCACGGGAACAGCACCCGAAGCCGATCCCGACGCACTGCTCATCCATGAGGTTCGCAACGTGGCGCGGGCCGCGCATGCCGATCGACAACTCGCCGATGAGCTCGAGATGGATCTACACAACCCCTACTTCGACGGTCTGCTCCTGGACGCGGTCGCATCAGCGCGGCCGTGGCACAGATACTCGACCCGCCGCTACAAGCCGATGCTCGCGGATGCGACCGGAGATCTGCTGCCGTTCCGGCATCGCCGTCGCGTGACCAAAGGTACGTTCGCAGGCGATTTCCACAGCGGACTGCGACTCAACCTCCAGCGCATCCTCAGGTTGGCAGACGGCCACCTGGCCGGCCTCGGCCTGATCGAACCGTTGCACCTTCGTTCCGCGATCAGACGCGCAGCGCTCGGCGTCGACGCCATGTGGGCATCGCTCATGCCGACCCTCGACGCGGAAATGTGGCTGGAAGCGACTCAGCACCTGCCTGAGATCTCATGGACCACCCATTCCCGAGGGAGGTTTCTCAGTGCGTAA
- a CDS encoding lasso peptide biosynthesis B2 protein — translation MRHRSPSRSWGTQEALTVLVDPAWTPPLWRLAAVPAVMTTIGAKLLGRRSRRFSRMVRLACVARRLSPATDQQARRAVLAVRWLSPALPMRWACLEQSTAAALLLALMGRRAEWRHGIAVDPVRMHAWIADRAGCPVEESTAVSSYVQTWTPDGPPSDKPGIGTRPS, via the coding sequence GTGCGGCATCGGAGCCCGAGCCGATCGTGGGGAACTCAGGAAGCGCTCACCGTCCTTGTCGACCCCGCATGGACACCACCACTGTGGCGGTTGGCAGCCGTACCAGCAGTGATGACGACGATCGGTGCCAAGCTGTTGGGACGCCGAAGCCGGCGATTCTCGCGCATGGTTCGGCTGGCATGCGTCGCGCGTCGGCTGTCCCCCGCCACAGACCAGCAGGCGCGACGAGCCGTCCTGGCGGTGCGGTGGCTCTCCCCTGCCCTCCCCATGCGCTGGGCATGCCTGGAACAGTCGACTGCGGCGGCCCTCCTCCTCGCCCTGATGGGTCGACGCGCGGAATGGCGACATGGAATCGCTGTCGATCCCGTACGCATGCATGCTTGGATAGCGGATCGGGCCGGGTGCCCGGTCGAGGAGTCCACGGCGGTCTCGTCATATGTGCAGACGTGGACACCAGATGGTCCGCCGTCGGACAAACCCGGGATTGGAACACGACCCTCATGA
- a CDS encoding GNAT family N-acetyltransferase: MSTPQILLTGARLALAQPRRDLLPEYHRWENDARTILGYGNQFPQSWEVRDGGWERQRANHQYPQFEVVRLDDLSAVGMTTLDVNQYVRTAEYTVVLAPEARGHGYAAEATRLTLDWAFHLGALRMVWLKVLEPNRAGITAYQRAGFRNAGRLRQSGYWLGRPCDEVIMDAIAEEFDGESWVTATVTPPGPPSPSA; this comes from the coding sequence ATGAGCACTCCGCAGATCCTGCTGACCGGTGCCCGCCTGGCGCTTGCCCAGCCCCGGCGCGACCTGCTGCCGGAGTACCACCGCTGGGAGAACGACGCTCGCACGATCCTGGGCTACGGCAACCAGTTCCCACAGTCGTGGGAGGTGCGTGACGGCGGGTGGGAGCGGCAGCGCGCCAATCACCAGTACCCGCAGTTCGAGGTCGTCCGGCTCGACGACCTGAGCGCCGTCGGCATGACCACGCTGGACGTCAACCAGTACGTGCGCACGGCTGAGTACACCGTGGTCCTGGCGCCGGAGGCGCGCGGCCACGGGTACGCCGCCGAGGCCACGCGGCTCACGCTCGACTGGGCGTTCCACCTCGGCGCGCTGCGCATGGTGTGGTTGAAGGTGCTGGAGCCGAATCGGGCCGGCATCACGGCCTACCAGCGGGCCGGTTTCCGCAACGCTGGCCGGCTGCGGCAGTCCGGCTACTGGCTCGGCCGGCCGTGCGACGAGGTGATCATGGACGCGATCGCGGAGGAGTTCGATGGCGAGTCGTGGGTGACGGCAACCGTGACGCCCCCGGGTCCGCCGTCACCCTCAGCGTGA
- a CDS encoding AAA family ATPase produces MLRTIAIANYRSLRDVVLPLTGLDVVIGANGTGKSSLYRALRLLAECARGDVIASLAREGGMPSVTWAGPEKISREMRSGERPVQGTRRTGPVNVRMGFAGDDFGYLIDLGLPRPSGEPPSFFQLDPEIKREAIWSGPVLRPGTWLADRRNELVRVRAGRDWEHLAQGLRTFESMLSEVADPVRAPELLTVREQVRNWRFYDHFRTDADAPARQTRVGTRTPVLSDDGADLAAALQTIREVGAVEALDAAVDRAFPGSRLEIAQLGDRLDLAFRQHGLLRPLAGAELSDGTLRFLLWAAALLAPRPPALMVLDEPEASLHPQLLPALAELIVEARAATQLVVITHSPLLVDHLGAAATRVELVKDTGETFIDGQDRFDRPAWNWGSR; encoded by the coding sequence ATGCTGCGGACCATCGCCATCGCGAACTACCGGTCGCTGCGCGACGTCGTGCTGCCGCTGACCGGCCTCGACGTCGTCATCGGGGCCAACGGCACGGGGAAGTCGAGCCTGTACCGGGCGTTGCGGCTGCTGGCCGAGTGTGCCCGGGGCGACGTCATCGCGTCGCTGGCGCGCGAGGGCGGCATGCCGTCGGTCACGTGGGCCGGGCCGGAGAAGATCAGCCGCGAGATGCGGTCGGGAGAGCGGCCGGTCCAGGGCACCCGCCGGACCGGCCCGGTCAACGTCCGCATGGGCTTCGCCGGCGACGACTTCGGGTACCTCATCGACCTCGGGCTGCCGCGGCCGAGCGGGGAGCCGCCGTCGTTCTTCCAGCTCGATCCGGAGATCAAGCGCGAGGCGATCTGGAGCGGGCCGGTGCTGCGGCCGGGCACCTGGCTGGCCGACCGCCGCAACGAGCTGGTGCGGGTGCGGGCCGGCCGCGACTGGGAACACCTGGCCCAGGGGCTGCGCACCTTCGAGAGCATGCTCAGCGAGGTCGCCGACCCGGTCCGGGCGCCGGAGCTGCTGACCGTCCGCGAGCAGGTGCGCAACTGGCGCTTCTACGACCACTTCCGCACCGACGCCGACGCGCCGGCCCGGCAGACGCGCGTCGGCACCCGCACGCCGGTGCTGTCCGACGACGGCGCCGACCTCGCCGCCGCGCTGCAGACCATCCGCGAGGTCGGCGCGGTCGAGGCGCTCGACGCCGCCGTCGACCGCGCGTTCCCCGGGTCGCGGCTGGAGATCGCCCAGCTCGGCGATCGGCTCGACCTCGCGTTCCGGCAGCACGGCCTGCTGCGGCCGCTGGCCGGCGCCGAGCTGTCCGACGGCACCCTGCGCTTCCTGCTGTGGGCCGCGGCCCTGCTGGCGCCCCGTCCGCCGGCGCTCATGGTGCTGGACGAGCCGGAGGCCAGCCTGCACCCGCAGCTGCTGCCGGCGCTGGCCGAGCTGATCGTCGAGGCGCGCGCGGCCACCCAGCTCGTCGTCATCACCCACTCGCCGCTGCTGGTCGACCACCTCGGCGCCGCCGCGACGCGGGTCGAGCTGGTCAAGGACACCGGCGAGACGTTCATCGACGGGCAGGACCGGTTCGACCGGCCGGCGTGGAACTGGGGATCACGCTGA
- a CDS encoding type II toxin-antitoxin system VapC family toxin has protein sequence MTYLLDTNVISEGFRRFPDHEVIEWLDEVPEESTFLSAITIGEVRKGIDRLPLGRRRSNLEAWLTDGLVPRFESRILAVDADVADLWGRTVAACQADGRPVDPIDAQIGATALWHGLTLVTRNVGDFTPMGVELFNPWLSEAE, from the coding sequence GTGACCTATCTGCTCGACACCAACGTGATCTCCGAAGGATTCCGCCGATTCCCCGACCACGAGGTCATCGAGTGGCTCGACGAGGTGCCCGAGGAGAGCACGTTCCTCAGCGCCATCACCATCGGCGAGGTGCGCAAAGGCATCGACAGACTGCCGCTCGGCCGGCGCCGCAGCAACCTCGAGGCCTGGCTGACCGACGGCCTGGTGCCCCGGTTCGAGAGCCGGATCCTCGCCGTCGATGCGGACGTCGCCGACCTGTGGGGTCGCACGGTCGCGGCGTGCCAGGCCGATGGCCGGCCGGTCGACCCCATCGACGCGCAGATCGGAGCAACGGCGCTCTGGCACGGCCTGACGCTCGTCACCCGGAACGTCGGTGACTTCACACCCATGGGGGTCGAGCTGTTCAACCCCTGGCTCAGCGAGGCCGAGTAG
- a CDS encoding type II toxin-antitoxin system Phd/YefM family antitoxin — MTAADTWSVADAKARLSELLDTVGRDGPQTISRRGRPVAVVVSLDEWERRKRRQGTLAEFLATAPVGNEDLILERDRGGRMREVDL, encoded by the coding sequence ATGACCGCAGCGGACACGTGGAGCGTCGCCGACGCCAAGGCCCGGCTCAGCGAACTGCTCGACACCGTGGGTCGTGACGGGCCGCAGACCATCAGCCGGCGCGGCCGGCCGGTCGCAGTCGTCGTCTCACTCGACGAGTGGGAGCGCCGCAAGCGTCGTCAGGGCACGCTCGCCGAGTTCCTCGCGACCGCACCGGTCGGCAACGAGGACCTGATCCTCGAGCGCGACAGAGGTGGCCGGATGCGCGAGGTCGATCTGTGA
- a CDS encoding TetR family transcriptional regulator: MSTGGAVSPTKSEQRQATVHALLTEARRQFARDGYAAVSLAALVDALGLTKGALYHHFAGKAALFRAVVEQVQAQVADRVVAAAESETGSWDQLTAGCEAFLRASADPEVQRILLIDGPAVLGWDEWRALDDASSGRHLREALESVIDDGVIAPQPVGPLTHLLSGAMNEAALWLARSDDPRDLDDTVATLLALLNALRVRPR; the protein is encoded by the coding sequence ATGTCAACTGGAGGTGCGGTGTCCCCGACCAAGTCCGAGCAGCGGCAGGCCACGGTGCACGCGCTGCTCACCGAGGCCCGGCGGCAGTTCGCCCGCGACGGCTACGCCGCCGTGAGCCTGGCCGCGCTCGTCGACGCGCTCGGCCTCACCAAGGGCGCGCTCTACCACCACTTCGCCGGCAAGGCCGCGCTGTTCCGCGCCGTCGTCGAGCAGGTCCAGGCGCAGGTGGCCGACCGCGTGGTCGCCGCGGCCGAGTCCGAGACCGGCTCGTGGGACCAGCTGACCGCCGGCTGCGAAGCGTTCCTGCGGGCCAGCGCCGACCCCGAGGTGCAGCGCATCCTGCTCATCGACGGCCCGGCCGTGCTGGGCTGGGACGAGTGGCGCGCGCTCGACGACGCCTCGTCCGGGCGGCATCTGCGCGAGGCCCTCGAGTCCGTCATCGACGACGGCGTCATCGCGCCGCAGCCGGTCGGGCCGCTGACGCACCTGCTGTCCGGCGCGATGAACGAGGCCGCCCTCTGGCTGGCCCGCTCCGACGACCCGCGCGACCTCGACGACACCGTCGCCACGCTGCTCGCCCTGCTCAATGCCCTGCGGGTTCGCCCGCGATGA